The genomic region AGGGCATATTCTTCTGGGGCCGCTACACCCAGGCACCGAGCCCAAGGTATTATTACGACGATGCGCTATCTGGAACCGCCTGGGACGAAGGGGCCACCATTACGACGTACAGTAAAATCACGAGTGTGACCTATCAGATGGCGCAAAAGGACTCGTATCCCGATACGACCTACTATGTCACACTTAGCACCGAGGCGATGGACACCTCCGGCGTTCACCTTCGCTTCCCGCTGGAGTTCTCCTTCAGCACCGTCCAGTCATCCGTCAGCTATGCGGGCATCCAGACCCAACCTTTCCACGGCGATGTGGATGTCAATCTGATGACGAATTCAATCTTCGTCACCTTCCCCCGGCGGATGGACCCCGGTACAACCGAGGCGGCCGTCAGCATAAAACCGTCCCAGGAATTCTTCTTCCTCTGGCCCCAGAAAAATGTTCTCAAAATCTACACCGGTGCACCTCTTTTTGCTGAAACCAACTACGAAATCACTATCGCTAAAACGGCGGAGGATCTCGACGGCGTGCCGTTAGGTGACGATTTTGCCTTCTCCTTCGATACCGCTCCGGTTAGCGTGACCTCCACTTCACCAGGTAACTCTGAGGTCTATGTGAGCCCCGGCGCCAAGATCACGATGTGGTTCAATACCTTCATGGTGAAATCGAGTGTCGAAAGCGCCTTTTCCATCAAACCGAGCGTATCCGGTTCCTTGAGGTGGGGCACCGAGCATAATAGTGACGTGAAAAACGCTCTCACTTTCTGGCCATCATCCAATCTCAGGGTTAATACCCAGTACACCGTCACGCTCGG from Candidatus Neomarinimicrobiota bacterium harbors:
- a CDS encoding Ig-like domain-containing protein, with the translated sequence MRQSGLKLIGIIILTALVLSCEKNIYEGQDPWSNDLLHGDIVGTVKQHNSGAEVIVSQVEPIESTGIDPATGNFAILDLRTGNYDLTIQADNYRTYLHKNVMVNPGGVTYMGEIDLSTVPDLVSDHYPEDKDEMVYSSRWQRINISIIFTRDMDRESVEAAFSTDPPTEGIFFWGRYTQAPSPRYYYDDALSGTAWDEGATITTYSKITSVTYQMAQKDSYPDTTYYVTLSTEAMDTSGVHLRFPLEFSFSTVQSSVSYAGIQTQPFHGDVDVNLMTNSIFVTFPRRMDPGTTEAAVSIKPSQEFFFLWPQKNVLKIYTGAPLFAETNYEITIAKTAEDLDGVPLGDDFAFSFDTAPVSVTSTSPGNSEVYVSPGAKITMWFNTFMVKSSVESAFSIKPSVSGSLRWGTEHNSDVKNALTFWPSSNLRVNTQYTVTLGTQASDLHGTSLKAPYSFTFITRPEL